The Spirochaetota bacterium genomic interval TTGAATATCTTGGTTTGCCAATGAATATTATCTAAGCATAGTTTGACCCCAGGCAGCCATGCCGAACCCTTGGTAGCCTTAGACCAGACGGCCTTTCGTAAGTAATTAAGCCTTGGGGATCGCTTCTTCTCTGCCCACCACCAGTATTCTCGGGCATCGTATAGTTCTTTCTCGCTCTTCTCTTTTGCAGTCTGTTCCATACCTCTAACCTCCCAAAAATATTTTGTAACTAATAAGCTAAGCTGTTAAGCCCCAAAAATTTATTTTTCATCAAACCCTCTGGCCATTCGGATCTTTTGTCCAAATCCAAATTCAGAAACATTCGTTCTAATTCGATCCTCTTCCTCAAATTTTGGACAGTCACCCACTTCTGCATAGATATTAACCTCTTGACCTAAACCATCCTCATCCAGAATACCTTTGCACATTCCAATACTGGCGGCTGAATTTGCTGCTTGAGGAATAAAATTTTTACAATCTCCACATCTGGGCATTCCATCACCTCCTTTTAGTCTATTAAAATGATTCCTTTATTTATATTATCCGGTACTGAATGATTGATCTCCTGCTTTATTGCAGAATGAGAATAAGATTTTGCTCATGTTATCTCTTTTTAACATTCTTTGCTCTGTATACTCTTAAATGATATGAAAGGTCATCTAAAAGTTTTTTAGTATACATCTTTCCGACAAGTTTATTCCATATTGGCCTTGTTTTATCCTTGAATACATCAATCTCTTCAGATGACATTTTTACATCCTTGAGTCCATATTTAATCATTGCGTTCAGACAATCCCTATTGATCTTATGTGCTATTTTGTTCATATAACTCTGAAGGGATGGTAATTCTTTATTAAGGGCAATTCTATGCTTCTTTGGAAGTTTTCTCCAATTTTTATTTGTAACTACAATTGTTGCTGGTGAATATCTAAAAGGATACGCATTGACAAACTTAGTAATTGTATAAAGTTGGGAACCCAACCACCATAAAGCTGGAGATATAACAGTATCACATACACCTGCCCTAAATGAAGGAACCACCTCAGGAACACCTACTGGTATTGGACTTGCGCCAAGGGCCTTTATTAACTCAATCTCTATTCTACCAGCATGTGTCAAAAACCTGCTCTTTTTGAAATCTTCAGGGGTTCTCATCTCATATTTAGTCGAATATATCTGATCAAAATCCTGATCAACCCATACCAACAATTTGTAACCATTTTTTTCATAAATTTTAGTGAATCTCTCACCTAAATTTTTTCTAATATATTCAATTTCATCATAATCATTAAACATAAAGGGAAGCTGCAGAACACCCATTTCCGGACATGCCATAAGCACCCCACCAACTGATAAGATACAACCATGAAGTTGATCAAAACGCATCTTTGCGATATAATCCTCCTCATCTCCCATTATTCCACCCCAGTACATGGTAATAGTAAGTTCACCATTAGTTACTCTCTCAAATCGTTCCAATATCACATCTCTAAAAGCTTCAGAGAGATAAGCGGCATCTGGCGCAACCGTTGCCATCTTCCAAACATATTTTGCCTTTTTTTTAGCTTCAGCTTTGGAAAATCCTATCACCCCAATACATAAACCCAATAAAATGATAAATAAAACATAGACACTCTTCTTTTTCATAAACAATTCCTCCATTATTATAATAAAATCTCAATATACACAAAGAAGGAATGGGGCGTAATGATATAAGTTATTGTTCAAGATTACTTTAATTACCTTATCTTGTTACCCTGCTTAGCAAAGCTCATCTAATGTTATTAGCATGCTTCATCTTTTAAACAGAAAAACGTCATGATACACACCTCTTCACTTCTAATGAAAATGCTCTCTTGTATGCCTCATGACGCTATTTGATATTACAATTTTATCATTACTACAAAACTAATCCCCGATAGCCTCTAAATGTAAGTCATTCAACAGCCATTTAAAATTTTGCTTTTCCCTCACAGAAACAAGCAAGTGGGATATCAATTACAATTGGTTTACATTTCCTGCACGTTACGAGCAATAATAGCATCCTGAGTTATCTTATTCATCTCGACAAAATGTGCGCTATATCCCGCAATCCTCACCAACAACTCACTATACTTTTCAGGGTCCTTCTGAGCTGAATACAATGTGTCATTGTCAACCATATTGAACTGGACATGACCTATACCCAATTCATGCCAGGTTTTTATATAGTCTCTCCATAACCTAAAACCCTTCTCGCCCTGGAGTTGAGCAGGAGACAATCTCTGATTCAACAGCGTTGCCCTGCATGAACCTATATGATCCAGCTTGCCAACTGATTTCAGCACTGCAGTTGGCCCCTTCTTATCTAGACCAGCCCCAGGAGAACATCCTCCATCATAGATCGGATCACCCAACCTCCTGCCGTTTGGCAAAGCGCCTATATTTGTAGCAGCTGCTATATGTGTGTTTACGCTTTCCGGCAGTGTCGGCCAGGGCGAGCCGCATATATCCCGCACTGACCAGGACATCTTCCCCAAGTCCTCATACATCCGAACCCAAATCTGATCCACATAATCATCGTCATTGCCCCATTTGGGCGCTTTGACAAATTCCATCCTCATATCCTCATAGCCAACCCAGTTTGCATCCAGCGCAGCCTTTAAATCGCCAATAGTATATTTTTTCTCATCATACACCAGCTTCTTGACTGCTGCCAGGCAGTCCCCCGTGTCACCAAAGGCAAAGAGGGTAAACCACAAACTGCTCCTTTCTTTTGAGCGTGCGCTATTTTCGCCTGTCTCCACACAACGCTCATAAAGTGCCGTTGTCATAGGTTTGGGATACAACTTGGCCTCTATCTCCCTATTCTTATGCTCCTGAGATGTTGCCCTCTTAAAGCCCGTTTTTATCTGTTCATACCAGGCATTGTAAAAATCATCAAAGTTCTCAAACGTCATGCAATCTCCAGTCTTTGCCCCTGTCTGCATCCCGGATATGGGATCAACGCCATTATTAAAGGCCAGAACTATTGCCTTGGCCCCTGTGGCTATTGAGGCCTGAGGATATCTCAAGGCCGGAGCACCCATCTTTGTATCCGGAGCCGGAGCCATACAGGCCTGATGAACCCAACGCCTTGCCTCCTTTAATGGATGACCAAACCACTGTATGAGATTAGGAATAAGCACATCGTCATTCCTCAGGGATGGATAACCAAGACCATGACGTATGCAATCAAAAACCCTTTTGAGCGTCACAGTGCTCGCATTAGAGTGATAGCGAAAACTAAATGTAGGATCGCTCACTCTGCTTATCATTGCCGCATCGAGATAACAATCAGTGAGATCGTTGCACGCATCGCGACCCTGCTCGTCAACGCCTCCAATTGTCCATACGTAAGGCCCTGGACTTCCCTGCAGAACCTCCCTGCCGCCCCTGAGCCATGACTTGCCTATGGTATATCCTGCTATCATCCACTCTGCGCAATATTCGACCACCTCGTCCCTTGTCAGGTTCTTCTCTTCAAACACATCCTTTTGGTAAAAGGGCCAGTGCCAAAAATCCTGACGCCATGGCCATGCCGCATTGTGCCACTCTAACCTGTATGCTATCTGCACAAAATGATCAAACTGCATAGCTTCCCATATATGCTCCGGTGGACGCGCAGGCACCTTCTCGCAGGTTTCGCTTATCTGCAGTAGTTCCTGACGCCTGTTTGGGTCCGTTTCAAAATTATCCGCAATTATCTTGGCCAGCTGGCTAAAGCGCCTGGCATACCTTATTGTCGCCTCCAGACATATCTTCATTGCTCTCCAATTAGCCAACTTTTCCATGTATGATATCTGTTCCTCCGCTGTGTTAGCATCACGCACTATCTTTTCTGATTCAGATATCTTTTCATCAATTGACTCAATTATTGAGTCAAAACCCTGATACATCCAGTCTGGTTGTGGGGTGACATAATCAAAAGCAGTCATCTCCCTCCCAGCCCCTCCAAAATCAGCCAGCATTAGGGATGCCTGCCTCTCCTTGCGAGTATAATTCTGTTTACAAACATCCTCATAGGTCCTACCATTCCAGAACTCAACCATCTCTCTTACCTCTTCCAGATCCTCCTCAGGAATAATATTTGTTCTGTCATTGTATAAGTCGTCATTGATCATTGAGGATGCTGTGGGAATCCAGGTAATTAGATGCGGGGCACCCCCTGGATATCCCTGAATACGTGAATAATCAGTGATAAAGATGGGCATATTATCAAGCACCGCTGCCAGGGCTCTGGCCCTGGTTAAAATAATTGGTTCCGATGGAGGGGCTTCCCTGAATATCCTTGTATGCCAGCGGATATTATCAAGGCATAGCTGCACTCCCGGCAGCCATGCTGAACCCTTAGTCGCCTTTGACCAGACTGCTTTTCTCAAATAGTTGAGTCTGGGTGATCTCCTCTTCTCAGCCCACCACCAGTATTCACGAGCGTCATATAATTCTTGTTCACTCTTCTCCTTTGTTACCTGTTCCATAACAAACCTCCCCGAAATTATTTATATATTTCTTTCTCTATAGAACAAAATTCTACAAACTTGCTTCACATCCTCTATATTACTCAAAGATACTTCTATATATCTATGTTAGAAGCATAAAATATTCTCTAGCACATGAGAGGTATACTTAGTCGCCATGCCCTGCCATCATTATTATAATTGATATTACTAATAAAGTGATAGAGCAAGGACGCCTAGGCAAGCCTTTCACCTGCAATCGGTATGGTTAATGCATAAACCTCTGTCACCTTAATCGTTGCCACATTTAGAACCTTGCAATTAGCTCCCATCATCTCAAGGGCAGGGTTTATTTCAGAAGAAAATTTATCAAAAAGCGCTCCTGAATCCTGCATCTTCAAAAACGTACCCTTTACCTGATACCCCTCTCTCATCGGTTTGAATATCGCAATCGCCACCCTTTTTCGTCCAGCCTCCAAATTTTTTGTGGTTTTACCATTAAAGCAACATGCGTAGGCTAATGTATCATCATTAATAACCTTTAATGAATTGATTGGCACAAGATTCATACCGCCATCCTCATCCACAGTCGCAAGGGTGCAAAACTTAGCATCTCCTTCTAATGTCTCCAATACTTCCTCAGGTAGTTTTGCCATTTTACTCATCCTCCTTTATGTTTAGAGCTAAGCAAGCTTTGTGCCTGCATTGCTTAAACTTGTACAATATACTTCTTCCACCTTGCCTACAATTATCCCCTTGGGTTGAAGCTTAATCTTTTGGTATATCTGCTCACAGTATTGATCTGCAACCTTGCTCCTCTCCTGATAACTATTGAAACTGCACTTTATCTGATAGGACTCAAGGGTTAGCTTGAGAACGTTTACAGTAAATTTTTTAGTTTCAAGTATGTTACTCTTTGTCTTCCCTAGCCTTAAATCTGCAAAGCAGACAGTGCTCTTATCTAATGCTGAAGTTGTTGCTATCATTACTGCATTTGGCATACCCGATGAGTTGACACTAGCTACCATCTTTAACGTATAAAAATCTGTCAGAGCCTCATACACTTCATCTGGCATCTCTACCATCTCTAAACTCCTTTTATCACTCAGTATTTAACTTCACATTCGTAAAATCTCTACTTTCTATCAGTAGCGAACCTCACCACCCATGAATACTTTTATAATAGGATGATGGATGATAGCTACCATCTATACAATTACGCCAGGGACTTTACCCTGTACACTCGCATCTGCCATTTCACCCTTTACCTCATCAACTATAATCCAACCAAAGCACTTCGGGCACTCACGATTTGCTGTAGTCTCCTCTATTCTAACGTTATAGAGGTACCTAAAGGATTCCATCGGTCCCTCATAATCACAATGAAGACATTTCATCTCTCTTCACCTCCTTAATAAAAATAATATTGTTTATACTTACCACAAGGCCTTAAGCCTGCCTTGTTTTATCCCTATAATTTAGATTTTTACAACCCGAAAGACATATAGATGGAATCAATCTATTCTATATAGAACATTAGTATTCCAATTGCATAATATGTATTTATTCTTCATCATCATGAACAATGTTTTACATATTATCCTCATTGACATTTTTGCGTCGCCTGAAAACCTTACCCCGAAGCGAACTAATTCCCCAAATGTCATTGGTCGAAGACTCTTCATCCTGTTGTAATTCATCGCTATATACCATCTGCTTACACTTAGGACATTGCCTATAAAGATCCGGTCCAGGATCTGAGGCACGATATAAAATACGAAACTCATTTCTTGGACCCTCATATTCACATTTGTTACACTTTAGTGACATTTAACAGACCTCACATTATTTCATATAAAGATTGCAACCATTCAATAATCAGAGAAGGTTAATCCTAACCATTTTACTATGGAGGAATTATTGATAACCTAATTATACTATTAACTAAAATAAATATATTAACTTAAGAATATCTGTTATGCAAAAATTCTCAAAACATGGGTCCGACTGTACATAGGTTGTAATTGTGATATTTGATACTGATATACTCAGTTTGTAGATTAATTAACATTATCTGTATTATAATTAAAAGAAAATGTAATAATACCTTAATTAAGCTAAAGGTTAGTGAAGATTATGGGTATAAGATATTGTGGAATACATTTTTCCCTTAGATATAGATAGAATATGAACCGACCAGACGGTTTTGTTTTTTTGGTAACTTATATTTAAGCTAAACTAATAAAAAGAAGTTGTTTCCCACTTGTCAAGAAATTTAAAAAAAATATAAAAAAATTAGTATTATCTTAAATGAAAACTGCCTCTTGGCCTGCAACTGATATTAAAGGGCTTCTTCTATTTATTATGAGTTGCATTTTTAACACATTTCATTTATAATAAAACTGAATAGATCATAGCTTTTCGGATTGTGTTTTCAATTTTATCTGATATGAAATAATGGGGCTTAATCTAAATGATATAGTCCTTTATGGAGGATGATATGTTTAAAATTCAAAAATATCGAGTATTGCCATACTTACCCGAAAACTTGAGACCTCTTATGAATATTGCTAGTAATTTTTGGTGGGTATGGAATTATGATGCTATTGATTTATTTAGAAGACTTGATGTTGATCTTTGGCGAACAGTACAACATAATCCGATTAAACTATTGGGATCGATTTCGCAGAAACTTATAGATGAGGCGGCTGAGTCTGAAAGCTTTATTGCACATATGGAGCGAGTTGAAGAGGAATTAGAATTACACTTAACCAGAAAGACATGGTTTGATGAATTTAATATTAAGAAAAGGGATGTTGAGATTGCATATTTTTCAGCTGAATTCGGTATTCATGAATCCCTTCCCATTTATTCTGGGGGACTTGGGATATTAGCTGGCGATCATTTGAAGTCATCCAGTGAATTGGGTATACCGCTATCCGGTGTTGGATTGTTATATAGACTCGGTTATTTTCATCAGTATCTGAATATTGATGGGTGGCAGCAGGAGATATACCCGGAAACGGATTTTTATAATATAGCAGTAAGCCTTGTAATGAATGACGAGGATCAACCATTATTAATTGGAGTGGAATTTCCTGAAAGGATTGTATACGCTCAAATTTGGAAGGCTCTTATCGGAAGAACAGAATTATATCTTTTGGATACAAATATTGATAAAAACTGCGATGAAGACAAGAGCATTACCGATGGATTATATGCTGGAGACATTGAGATGAGAATCAAGCAGGAGATGATGCTTGGTATAGGGGGAACTAGAGCGCTTAAGGCTATTGGCAAAGAGATTACGGTCTATCATATGAATGAGGGGCATTCTGCCTTTATGGGGATTGAGAGAATACGAACCGCAATGAAGGATTATAATTTGAGTTATGCAGAGGCATTAGAGTTCGTCCGTTCAAGCAACATATTCACAACCCACACCCCTGTGCCTGCGGGTAATGATAGGTTCTCTCCTGATCTGCTTGAGGAATATATGTTTCACCATTATAATGAGATGGGAATGACTGTGAAGGATTTTTTGGCACTTGGTAGAGAGAATCCTGATGATGATATGGAAACCTTTTGTATGACAGTTCTAGCAATAAAAACATCATCATATTATAACGGAGTATCTTTGCTTCATGGTGACGTTTCAAGAAAGATGTGGAAGGGTCTATGGCCCACACTGCCTATTCACGAGGTGCCAATCAGATACATTACCAATGGAACACAAATGCTGTCATGGGCCTCTGACGAGATTATGAGACTCCTCAATAGATATTTAGGACCCCGCTGGATTGATAATCCTGTTGATAAGGACATTTGGCAGAATATTGATTCAATTCCAAATACAGAACTTTGGAGATGTAGGGAGAGGATGAGGGAGATCCTTGTTGGATTTGCAAGAAGAACATTGATGGATCAGCTTATAAAGAGAGAAACGTCAAAGAATGATGTGGAGATAGCTGATACAATTCTGGACCCTGAGGCTCTTACAATAGGATTTGCGCGGAGATTTGCGACCTATAAGCGAGCCACCCTAATTTTTAGGAATATGGACAGATTAGAGAAGCTTTTATTGAATAGGGATAGACCCATTCAATTCATATTTGCTGGAAAGGCTCACCCAAGGGATCATGCGGGCAAGGAGTTAATTAGGCATATCATTCATCTTGCAAGGGATCCGAGGTTTAGGAATAAGATCGTATTTATTGAGGACTATGACATCAATATTGCTCGATATCTTGTTCAGGGTGTGGATGTATGGCTGAATACACCTATCAGGCCAATGGAGGCCTCAGGAACCAGCGGTATGAAGGTTGTTCCAAACGGAGGTTTAAATATAAGCATATTGGATGGCTGGTGGCTGGAGGCATACAATGGCAATAATGGTTGGGCAATAGGTTCGGGCGAGGATTATGATGATCATGATTATCAGGACGAGGTTGAGAGCGAATTTTTATACAATATTCTTGAAGAAGACGTTATTCCGATGTTTTATAATAGGGGAACTGATGGATTGCCCAGGGCTTGGATTGCAAGGATAAAGGAGTCAATGAAATCGATATGTCCCACATACAATACTAATAGAATGGTAAGAGAATATATAGAAAATTTTTATATCAATGCCCATAATAATTTTAAACTACTCTCTGACAATGATTTTAACGAAACAAAAAAATATTCATTATGGAAAGATAAAATTAATAAAGTATGGAAAAATATTAAAATTAAAGATTTAAATATCAAAGAGGCCAAATCAATAATTGTTGGATCCGAGATGAAGATTGAGGCAATTATTGACATTAGCGTTCTGGAGACTAAGGATGTGATCGTTGAGTTGTACAATGGTAGTCTTAATTCAAAGGGGGATATAGAAGAGGGATCCGCATTATCCATGACTTTGGTTAAACACCTTGATAAAAGCACTTATCTATATGAAGGTTCGATCCCCTGTCAAAAGACGGGTCAGTTCGGCTTTACTGTTAGAGTTGTACCCAATCATCAGAGGATGATAGGGATATATGAACCTGGATTAATTACCTGGGCTTCAGTCACCTAAATAGCCTTGAATACCTAAAATATGTGTAAACATAAATTCACTCATACAATGCATACTTCAGTTATAATTTTGGATCACATTTCGTAACAAGCTTGGGCGGGAAGATATATCTTCTCCTGTTGGAATGTCACTGTATATTAACTATAATTAATGAATGAATGGAAAAAAGCCATGGAACAGCCTATTCACTCTATTCAATACACACCTAAAGAATCCTTATGTAAACCTGCATTTAGCATTTTCAGTCTCCGGGTCACTATTATTAAAAAAGAGCCGTCTTCGTCTATCAATTATAAAGTTAAAATATGCACAAACCTCGGACAGGCGGGTAGGATAAGATCGCAGATAATTCAGAGAGTAGAGGAGGGTTTTAGTCATCAAAGGGATTTCTATGATATCCCCTTGAGGTATGATAGTAAGACAGGTCAATACTGCCTCGATTACCTCCTTGATCAGATTGGATATTTTCAGTGGAAACTCTGGGTCGGTAGTGAAGATTCCCGGAATCCATGGATATATTGGGCCCCGGGATCCAATCATGGTATAAGTGTATTCCCTGCTTCATATAAGAGAGGGAATGCGATTTATTGTGCCTTTCTTCGGCAGTTCAGAGAGGAAAGGAATACATCAAAGGGCGAAACCCATGATATACAGGATAGGGTAGATGAGCTTGAAAAAATAGGCTGCACTGTAATACAGCCCTCTGGAAAATTTGATGAGTTCAAAAAGAGGCTGCGCTTTATCATAAAGGACCTAGGAATGAAGACCATACATCTTCTTCCAATAAACCCTGTGCCTCAAAGCTATGGCAGGATGGGAAGATATGGAAGTCCCTATGCGAGTCTGGATTTCTATGCAATAGATCCTGTTTATGCCACTTTTGATCGTTTTCGCACCATTGAGGAGCAATTTATCGATTTGACCTCTACTGTACACTGTCTTGATGGCAAGGTAATGCTCGATATGGCTATAAATCATACTGGATGGGGCTCGAGAATATCTTCGGTTCATAGTATATGGCAGGTTAGAAAATCTGATGGTGAATTTGTATCACCTGGAGCATGGGGGAAGATTTGGGAGGATCTTGTTGAGCTTGATCATAGTAGAAAGGATTTGTGGATCTATTTAGCCGAGATGTTCATCATATGGTGCAGACGGGGGGTGGATGGCTTTCGCTTGGATGCAGGCTATATGGTTCCACTCTCATTATGGCAGTATATTATTGCAAGGGTTCGGGAGGAATTTCCTGAGACCTTTTTCCTGCTTGAGGGTTTAGGTGGAGCCATGGAATGCACCAGGGAACTGCTTCAGGAAGGTATGATAAACTCTGCATATAGCGAACTCTTTCAGAACTACAGCAAAGATGAGATTATTAACTATTTACGTCATGCAAATAGGGTAAGCAGTCAGGAGGGCATTCTCGTTCATTATGCTGAAACCCACGATAATAATAGGCTCGCCACAAAGGGAAGAAGCTATGCCCTTATGCGCCTATGCCTCAGCGCTTTTACAAGTTATTATGGAAACTGGGGCTTTACAAACGGGGTTGAATGGTTAGCTGATGAAAAGATAGATGTTCATGGGAATGGCGCTCTTAACTGGGATTCACAGGATAATATTGTATCTGAGATATCAAGAATCAATAGAATACTCGATAGAAATCCCTGCTTTTGGCTCAATGATAATATAGAGGTAATAGACACACCCTGGCCGAATATATGCACCTTTTATCGCGCATATAAGTCGAGACGTAATTTCATCCTAGTTATAGTAAACCTTGATTGTGAGAATTCTGCATCAATAAGCCTCTTGTTAGATGAATTGGGTATTGATCCACCCTTTAGCTATCCCTTTGAGGCGGTAGATATTCTTGGTGATTCAACATATAGAATGGATGGCAGGGGTCTGATATTAGATATTACACAAGGCCAGGTCCTTGTGCTTCGTTTTCAGGAGCTTGGAAAGCCATATGAATTATTTCTTTTAAATAGCGAAAAGCGACCTATTGATGAGATAGATACTGTATATCGAATTATGCTTCAGTATTATGATAGGCATGAGGTTGCTCAAATTGACCAAGAGATGCTTCTCTCCTTCTGGAATCCCTACAGGGGGCTCATCGCCTATGCCGCTACACACCCTTTTGATGCCTTCTTCAATCCAGATTTTAAAGAGGAGATAACTCAACTTCATCAGTTTTTATTAGAGGAGTACTCAGAGGTGTGGGAGTTCACCAATAAGAATAAGGATTTCCTTCTTGAAAGTCATAAATGGCTTATCACATCCACTGAGCTAGCTGCAAGTGTTTTTTTGAATGATAAGAGAATAGAGACAGTAAATGGAGATGATGGTTGTGATTGGGCCATATTCCCCCCAATTGAAGAGCATAGGAGATCTCAATTAACCTTTCATTGGGTTGATATACTAAATGGAAAGATTAATCGAAGATGGGAGAACGCATATTATCCTGTCTATTCGCTTCCAGATTATAAAGGATTTAAAAGGGAAATGGAGGATTTCCATCTTACCCTTAATCAAAGCGATATCCTTAATGATTGGATGTGCTTTATCCTTGCCAATGGAAGAGGATCCTTTGTCAAAACCCCTCTTGTACCTGGAGAGGTTCATAGCAAGTATGACGCCCTTCTGATGGCCAATTTTTCCCATGATTACCCGGAGGATAGGGTAGTGCTAGTTAAGTGTTCCTATGATTCCCTTCTTATAAATGATAGGATTTATCGGCTTGATGCCAGGGACTGTGTGCAGTTTAAGCGCTACCCTGTTCCGACATGGCGGTTTATTATCGAAGACTACGACGCACGCTTTGTGCTTACAAAGCAGATCCACCTTGTAAGGGATGAAAATACAGTTCTTATTCAGTATCGTTGTATCGAGGCGACTGAAGAAATTTTACTAAAAGTTGAATTTTGTCTTGAGTGGCGTTCCTATCACTATCACTCCAGCGCCGTTTATCTGGAAGGTAAAGGTGAAAAACCATTTACCGTGATAGATGATAAGACGGGATTTTATTATCATCCATACGAGGAAGAGAGGCTTTTCGTCAGCACGGGCAGGGGTCAGTTCGCGACCCAACCTCAATGGATCAAGGATATAGGTCACCCTATGGATGCGACTAGAGGCCAGGAATCCAGTGGGGATGCCTTTAGTCCCGGTTATTTTCTTGAAACCATGACTGAAGGCGAGAATATCGATTTTTTGTTAACAACTGAAAGGGATTCCTCTCATAGAAATTTTGATAGTCAAGTCTCAGGGGAGGCGAGGCGACAGCATGAGCTTTTCAGGAGAATGCCGCTAGCGCTGAGGGATGATCCTATTGCTAAATCATTTATGTTGGCTCTGGATCAATTTGTTGTGAAAAGGGGTCGGGGGTTCACTGTAATTGCAGGGTATCCCTGGTTTTTGGATTGGGGCAGAGATACCCTCATTTGTGTGCCTGGTTTAATCGCTGCGGGTTTTAACAATGAGGTAGCTGGCATTTTGACTGAGCTTGCGCAGTTCACCAGGGATGGGATGGTACCCAATACAATTTATGGCGAGAGCGCCGGTAATTATGATACAACTGACGCGCCCCTATGGTTTATCGAGGCAGTGAGATGTTATGTCGAAGGGGCTATCGAGGATTATAACTTTCTGTCAAAGCCTCTTCGTGCCGATGGCACAACAATGCTCGCTGTGCTTCAGGGCATAGTGGAGGATTTTGCCAGGGGCACAGGGAATAATATTCGACTAGATGAAGAAACAGGCCTCATCTTCTCTCCATCGCATTTTACATGGATGGACACTCAGCATCCCGCTGGCACACCCCGTGAGGGATATCCGGTAGAGATTCAGGGATTATGGATAAATGGATTGAGATTCCTTGCCAATAATATTGATAGTGAAGATACCAAGGAACGCTATTTATCATGGGCTGCGCAG includes:
- a CDS encoding amylo-alpha-1,6-glucosidase, giving the protein MEQPIHSIQYTPKESLCKPAFSIFSLRVTIIKKEPSSSINYKVKICTNLGQAGRIRSQIIQRVEEGFSHQRDFYDIPLRYDSKTGQYCLDYLLDQIGYFQWKLWVGSEDSRNPWIYWAPGSNHGISVFPASYKRGNAIYCAFLRQFREERNTSKGETHDIQDRVDELEKIGCTVIQPSGKFDEFKKRLRFIIKDLGMKTIHLLPINPVPQSYGRMGRYGSPYASLDFYAIDPVYATFDRFRTIEEQFIDLTSTVHCLDGKVMLDMAINHTGWGSRISSVHSIWQVRKSDGEFVSPGAWGKIWEDLVELDHSRKDLWIYLAEMFIIWCRRGVDGFRLDAGYMVPLSLWQYIIARVREEFPETFFLLEGLGGAMECTRELLQEGMINSAYSELFQNYSKDEIINYLRHANRVSSQEGILVHYAETHDNNRLATKGRSYALMRLCLSAFTSYYGNWGFTNGVEWLADEKIDVHGNGALNWDSQDNIVSEISRINRILDRNPCFWLNDNIEVIDTPWPNICTFYRAYKSRRNFILVIVNLDCENSASISLLLDELGIDPPFSYPFEAVDILGDSTYRMDGRGLILDITQGQVLVLRFQELGKPYELFLLNSEKRPIDEIDTVYRIMLQYYDRHEVAQIDQEMLLSFWNPYRGLIAYAATHPFDAFFNPDFKEEITQLHQFLLEEYSEVWEFTNKNKDFLLESHKWLITSTELAASVFLNDKRIETVNGDDGCDWAIFPPIEEHRRSQLTFHWVDILNGKINRRWENAYYPVYSLPDYKGFKREMEDFHLTLNQSDILNDWMCFILANGRGSFVKTPLVPGEVHSKYDALLMANFSHDYPEDRVVLVKCSYDSLLINDRIYRLDARDCVQFKRYPVPTWRFIIEDYDARFVLTKQIHLVRDENTVLIQYRCIEATEEILLKVEFCLEWRSYHYHSSAVYLEGKGEKPFTVIDDKTGFYYHPYEEERLFVSTGRGQFATQPQWIKDIGHPMDATRGQESSGDAFSPGYFLETMTEGENIDFLLTTERDSSHRNFDSQVSGEARRQHELFRRMPLALRDDPIAKSFMLALDQFVVKRGRGFTVIAGYPWFLDWGRDTLICVPGLIAAGFNNEVAGILTELAQFTRDGMVPNTIYGESAGNYDTTDAPLWFIEAVRCYVEGAIEDYNFLSKPLRADGTTMLAVLQGIVEDFARGTGNNIRLDEETGLIFSPSHFTWMDTQHPAGTPREGYPVEIQGLWINGLRFLANNIDSEDTKERYLSWAAQAEESLWALYWLDDKQYFADGIWSSNGARAQGSIKDTSLRPNQLILLYLNLVPRDRARLMLREIQKELVIPAAIRSLADRHIEEPLYIRTLSGELLSDPHYPYQGEYKGDEDTSRKAAYHNGTAWLWLYPYFVEAFAFAYGDNIESVRRALNFLAPSVRLLRKGAVGSLEEIRDGDYPHTPRGCFAQAWSVAELMRVYLKLRLREIELTKEGE